From one Anoplolepis gracilipes chromosome 10, ASM4749672v1, whole genome shotgun sequence genomic stretch:
- the LOC140670652 gene encoding uncharacterized protein encodes MSVWCRWCGTREFIFQHEPGASKPVRAKSSFKRHEDTSLTIGRTKFIDSINYMLMRLSELPKTFGLEDTPDKGIFLHLFNTVENQTYVRPLPAVHYYSPGNMRSKERERFLAWHAEMTQKNVVFDFQREIRYCRTDVDILRRACIAFRKIFINRSNVCSFEECTTIASTCMTVFRKNFLHEKEIGIIPPGGYRKTFNYSRKALQWLVWMECELGHPINHAGRAREYCTVDSTLVDGYFEATSGFPIGHPDIYVGAECSALIGMGPYYNFDSLEGFIRCTTDCTHDRPSEREFTGTWISCELRKAIEKGYFVTSQEANGWSSECENDNAAKERYLREYKETENIVFNKSNIGIPIYERLDRRVLYYNMDSCIYVSTGEPDEYEPRTGNFLEDMTDELESHGRSSYIEAFVSGGPKFYAYVVRTPEGRIHEICKVKAQFGELRFTRS; translated from the exons ATGTCCGTGTGGTGTCGTTGGTGCGGTACGCGGGAGTTTATATTTCAGCATGAACC tGGAGCATCAAAGCCAGTTAGAGCCAAAAGTAGTTTTAAACGGCACGAAGATACTAGTCTTACGATAGGACGTACAAAATTTATCGacagtattaattatatgctgATGCGTTTATCGGAATTGCCAAAGACTTTCGGGTTGGAGGATACACCGGATAAAGGTATTTTCCTGCATTTGTTTAACACTGTCGAAAATCAAACGTATGTCAGACCGTTACCAGCCGTACATTATTATTCTCCTGGAAATATGAGATCAAAAGAGCGCGAACGCTTTCTTGCATGGCATGCCGAAATGACGCAGAAAAACGTCGTATTTGATTTTCAACGCGAGATTCGTTATTGTCGTACCGACGTTGACATTCTTCGACGAGCGTGCATcgcttttagaaaaatttttataaaccgCAGTAACGTATGTTCGTTCGAGGAATGCACAACTATTGCCTCGACGTGCATGACCGTTTTCcgtaaaaactttttacacGAGAAGGAAATCGGTATTATTCCTCCAGGCGGATACAGGAAAACGTTTAATTATTCGCGTAAAGCTCTGCAGTGGTTGGTATGGATGGAATGTGAACTCGGCCATCCGATAAATCATGCGGGGCGCGCGCGTGAATATTGCACGGTTGACAGCACGCTCGTCGATGGATACTTCGAGGCTACGA GTGGTTTTCCAATCGGTCATCCGGATATTTATGTCGGTGCAGAATGTTCTGCTTTAATCGGAATGGGGccctattataattttgactcACTCGAAGGTTTCATTCGTTGCACG ACGGACTGTACGCACGATCGGCCTAGCGAGCGCGAATTCACCGGCACGTGGATATCCTGCGAATTACGTAAGGCCATTGAAAAAGGTTATTTCGTGACATCG CAGGAGGCAAACGGATGGTCGAGCGAATGCGAGAACGACAACGCGGCTAAAGAACGATACCTGAGGGAGTACAAAGAAACCGAAAATATCGTTTTCAATAAAAGTAACATCGGAATCCCGATTTACG aaCGTTTAGATCGTCGCGtcttatattacaatatggATTCGTGTATTTACGTGAGCACCGGTGAGCCTGACGAGTACGAGCCGCGTACGGGAAATTTTCTGGAAGATATGACCGACGAACTCGAGAGCCACGGTCGTAGTAGCTACATCGAGGCGTTCGTGTCTGGTGGGCCTAAATTTTACGCTTACGTTGTACGTACTCCCGAGGGTCGTATACACGAAATTTGTAAAGTTAAAG cgcAATTCGGCGAACTGCGTTTCACGAGATCGTAA
- the LOC140670290 gene encoding uncharacterized protein has translation MENVQQKERDLLERSHQVTTLGEYFGWLQHCEEFIEELEERSRVKRPRLSIGNRQSLVTRIARLEGAKTRLQRQFIPSGGDYSSENNSERLIWREIDTAFESRILTGAVINYNHIEPRQFLEDASDIVLEHVRDVMQKHNSVKVNTVFNGEFVAGDKHANKSINTRNCELLHTSDLREWYERRVVEPILASLEEFQERDSGWALSRILNLIVNINKYNPMRAGCYVQLSRKIIVKRAVVNVQSKDNACFAWAVVAALYPAERCTHRQSSYPHYTTVLNFQDIEFPVTLNQIKKFEIYNDISINVYSFENENIVPIHLTEQKRDKHVNLLYVQDAQDIGHFAWIKNLSRLVSMQLSKHKTKKYICDRCMHYFHSVEKLQSHTVDCGKMNDCAIRLPSDKDKWLAFTNYNRKERLPFVVYADLECVLVKKEEENFYQHHQVFSMAYYVHCSIV, from the exons atggaaaacgtgcagcagaaagaacgcgacttgttggagcgttcccaccaagtcaccacattgggtgaatattttggatggctgcagcattgcgaggagtttatcgaagagcttgaagaacgcagccgtgtcaagcgtccgcgactctcaatcggaaatagacaatctttggtgacaagaattgcgcgactcgagggtgcaaaaactcgattgcAGAGACAGTTTATACCTAGTGGTGGTGATTATAGTAGTGAAAATAACTCGGAGAGACTCATATGGCGAGAGATTGATACGGCGTTTGAGAGCCGCATCTTGActggtgcggttataaattataatcacatcgaacctcgtcaatttttggaagatgcgagtgacattgtgctcgagcacgtgcgagacgttatgcaaaaacataacagtgtgaaagtgaatacagtgtttaacggcgagtttgtggcgggcgataagcatgccaataaatcaatcaatacgagaaactgtgaactcttacatacatccgatttacgcgagtggtatgagcggcgagtcgtcgagccaatccttgcatcgctcgaagaatttcaggaacgcgatagcggatgggcattatcgcgtatactaaatttgattgtaaatataaataaatataatcctatgcgcgccggatgttacgtgcaattatcgcgaaagataatagtgaaacgagcagtggttaacgtgcaatctaaagacaatgcatgttttgcgtgggcggtagtggctgctctgtatccagctgaaagatgcacacaccgacaatcatcgtacccgcattatacaacagtactaaatttccaagatattgagttcccagtcactcttaatcaaattaaaaaatttgaaatttataatgacatttcaatcaacgtgtacagttttgaaaacgaaaacattgtccctattcaccttacggagcaaaagagagacaagcacgtcaacttgctctacgtgcaagatgcgcaagatatcggacattttgcatggatcaagaatctatctagacttgttagtatgcaactcagcaaacacaagactaaaaaatatatctgcgatcg atgcatgcactattttcactcggtCGAGAAATTACAATCACATACAgtagactgtggaaagatgaacgactgcgctatccgattaccgagcgataaggataagtggctcgcattcaccaactacaacaggaaggagcgactacctttcgtcgtgtacgccgacctggagtgcgttttggtgaaaaaagaagaagaaaatttttatcaacatcatcaagtatttagtatggcttattatgtacattgctc AATTGTGTGA